Genomic segment of Steroidobacter denitrificans:
TCGTCGATGCGCTGCGCTCTCCTACGGGCCGGCGTGGCGGTTCGCTTGCCCAGGTGCACGGTGCCGATCTCGGTGCGCATGTCATCAAGGCACTCGTCGAGCGCAATGCCGTGCCGGCGGCCGAGTACGATGACGTCATCTTCGGCTGTGTCGATACCATCGGTGCCCTGGCAGGCGACATCGCCCGCACCGCGTGGCTTGTAGCGGGTATGCCGCTCAACGTTCCCGGGACGACGATCGATCGGCAATGCGGCAGTTCACAGCAGGCGGTGCATTTCGCCGCACAGGCGGTGATGAGCGGGACGCAGGATGTGGTGCTGGCCGGCGGCGTACAGACCATGTCCAGCATTCCGATTTCCTCGGCGATGCTGGCGGGGCGGCCGCTGGGGTTTACGACGCCATTTGCGGAAAGCAAGGGCTGGCAGGCGCGCTTCGGGGATGCCCCGGTGAATCAATTCTATGCCGCACAACGCATCGCCGATCACTGGAATATCAGTCGCGAGGCCATGGAGATCTTTGCCAAGGAGAGCCATGATCGTGCGCTCAAGGCGATGGCGGAGGGGCGTTTTGATCGCGAGGTGGTGCCGTTCGGCGAGTTTCTGATGGATGAGACCGCGCGCGTCAGCACCTTGGAGAAGATGGCGACGCTGCAACCGGTCGATCCGGCGTATCCGAAGATCACCGCGGCGGTATCCAGTTCGGTGTGTGATGCGGCCTCGGCCGTGTTGGTGGTTTCGGAGGCCGCCTTGAAACGCTACGGCCTCAAGCCGCGTGCGCGCATCGTGCACCTCTCGGTGCTGGCCGACGATCCGATCTGGCATCTCACCGCGCCGATTCCGGCGACTCGCAATGCGCTCAAGAAAGCCGGTATGAAACTCGAAGATATCGATCTGGTGGAGATCAACGAGGCCTTCGCCTCGGTGGTGATGGCCTGGCTGCAGGAAACCGGCTATCCGCACGCCCGGATCAACGTGAACGGGGGCGCGATCGCGCTCGGCCATCCGCTCGGGGCGAGCGGTACCAAGCTGATGACGACCCTGCTGCATGAGCTCGAGCGCACCGGCGGACGCTATGGACTGCAAACCATGTGCGAGGGCGGTGGGCAGGCCAATGTGACGATCATTGAACGAATGGGATAAAGATCATGGGTATTTGTGACGGACGTACCGTAATCATCACCGGCGCCGGCGGCGGCCTGGGCCGTGCCTATGCGCTGGCGTTCGCGGCCGAGGGCGCCAGCGTCGTCGTCAACGATATCCGGCGCGATGCGGCGGAAGCGGTGGTCGC
This window contains:
- a CDS encoding acetyl-CoA C-acetyltransferase encodes the protein MPEAFIVDALRSPTGRRGGSLAQVHGADLGAHVIKALVERNAVPAAEYDDVIFGCVDTIGALAGDIARTAWLVAGMPLNVPGTTIDRQCGSSQQAVHFAAQAVMSGTQDVVLAGGVQTMSSIPISSAMLAGRPLGFTTPFAESKGWQARFGDAPVNQFYAAQRIADHWNISREAMEIFAKESHDRALKAMAEGRFDREVVPFGEFLMDETARVSTLEKMATLQPVDPAYPKITAAVSSSVCDAASAVLVVSEAALKRYGLKPRARIVHLSVLADDPIWHLTAPIPATRNALKKAGMKLEDIDLVEINEAFASVVMAWLQETGYPHARINVNGGAIALGHPLGASGTKLMTTLLHELERTGGRYGLQTMCEGGGQANVTIIERMG